The following nucleotide sequence is from Cyanobacterium sp. T60_A2020_053.
AATCAGCGCTCTTGAGGCTTGTTTAAAAGATCATGATGGGGAGTACGTGCGCCTCATCGGCATTGATAGCAACGCTAAAAGACGGGTATTAGAGAAGATTATCCAGCGCCCGTAGTTGAGGCAGAGGAGCAGAGGAAGCAGGGCAGCAGAGGAAGCAGAGGAAGCAGAGGGAGCAGAGGAAGCAGAGGAAGATCATAAATTTCCACCCTTTCCACCCCTTCCACCCTTTCCACCCTTCCACCCTTCCACCCTTTCCACTAAAAACTCCGAATGTCATTACCCATTTTGCAACCAACTATCAACACAATTCAAATTAGGGGCGATGTGCGCATTGCGGAGGGCGCTATTGTTGCTGATGGGGTTATTCTGAATGCACCTCAAAATTCTACTATCATCATTCATGCTGGAGTTTGCTTAGGTATGGGTACAATTATTACCGCCTATCCTGACTCTACCATCGAGATCAAACAAAATACGATTGTGGGCGCTGGTTGTCTCATTTTTGGACAATGTACCATCGGCACTCAAGTTTCTCTTGGTGCTTGTGTAACGATTTACAATACAAGTATTGATAATTTAGCTGTTATACCCAGTGGTATAGTAAAGGGTGATTCTTCTCGTGAATATTCGGAGAATCAAATATCTACCCCGAAACAACCAGAAAGTAAGCCTTTAGTGGAAGATGTTTGGGGTGAGGAGGTTTCAGCGCCCGTTGCCCCGTCAAAAGAGGCAGTATTAGAGCAAGAAGAAGATTTAAGAGAGCAAAAAGTAGAGCCTAAGTCTGATGCGGTAGTAGGTCAAGTTTATATTAATCGTTTACTATTAACTTTATTTCCTGAAAAAAATAACCCTTTATAATTTAAGTTTTACCTAATTTAGATAAAAATTAAGAAATTTGTAAAGCGA
It contains:
- a CDS encoding carbon dioxide concentrating mechanism protein; the protein is MSLPILQPTINTIQIRGDVRIAEGAIVADGVILNAPQNSTIIIHAGVCLGMGTIITAYPDSTIEIKQNTIVGAGCLIFGQCTIGTQVSLGACVTIYNTSIDNLAVIPSGIVKGDSSREYSENQISTPKQPESKPLVEDVWGEEVSAPVAPSKEAVLEQEEDLREQKVEPKSDAVVGQVYINRLLLTLFPEKNNPL